DNA from Chloroflexaceae bacterium:
GGCACAACAGCAACGAGCTTTTGGTCGAGCAAGGCAGCGGTAAAAATTTTGCCGGCATCGGCGGCCGGCGTTTGTTGCGCAAGTTTTTGAAAGCCGGGTGCCTGGCAAAGCTCTGCAATATCAGGGAAAAGGTAAAACGCGCCTTGCGGCTTAAATAGGCGTAAGCCGCGGATGCCAGAAAGCATGCTAAAGGCCAAATCACGCCTTTTTTCAAACACCTGGCGCATCGTTTCCACGCAGGTTTGATCCCCCATCAGTGCGGCGACAGCGCCCTTTTGCGCAAAGCTGGTGGCGTTGGAAGTGGACTGTCCTTGGATGGTATCCATGGCAGTGATGATGGCGCGCGGACCTGCGGCATAGCCCAGCCGCCAGCCGGTCATCGCATACGCCTTGGAAAAACCATTGACCACCACCGTGCGTGGGCGTAATGCCTCCGAAGCGGTGGCTAAGTTGAGAAAAGTGGTGCCATAGACCAGTTTTTCATAAATATCATCGGTCACGACCAAAAGCTGGGGGAATTTTTCCAATACCTGTGCCAGCGCGCGGATTTCCTCGGGTGTGTACGTGGTGCCGGTGGGGTTGGCTGGGGAATTGAGCAGGAAAACACGGGTTTGCGGCGAGAGGTGTTGCTCCAACTCTTGCGGGGTG
Protein-coding regions in this window:
- a CDS encoding aminotransferase class I/II-fold pyridoxal phosphate-dependent enzyme, whose product is TPQELEQHLSPQTRVFLLNSPANPTGTTYTPEEIRALAQVLEKFPQLLVVTDDIYEKLVYGTTFLNLATASEALRPRTVVVNGFSKAYAMTGWRLGYAAGPRAIITAMDTIQGQSTSNATSFAQKGAVAALMGDQTCVETMRQVFEKRRDLAFSMLSGIRGLRLFKPQGAFYLFPDIAELCQAPGFQKLAQQTPAADAGKIFTAALLDQKLVAVVP